Within Triticum dicoccoides isolate Atlit2015 ecotype Zavitan chromosome 1B, WEW_v2.0, whole genome shotgun sequence, the genomic segment AACTCCACTTATACAAGCAATGGACAAATGATGATGCTCGAGCCTCTTCTATCTTGGTGAACAACATGGATGTTGATCTCACCATGGATGTGGTGGCCCTTACCACTGCATATCAGATGTGGGAGCACCTTCGCCATCGCTATGAGTCTACAGGGGATGCCATGTATCTCTCTGTTGTTCGTCAAGAGCAACAACTACAACAGGGAGATGCTACTGTGGATGATTTCTACAAGGAGATGTCGGCGGTGTGGCGCCAATTGGACTCTCTGGGAGCTGATGTTTGTCGCAGATGTCAGTGTTGTGTGCGGCAACAAGCTAAGCTGGAGGTTCGTCGCCTCTACGACTTCCTCACTCGCCTCCGGCCGGAGTTCGAGCAGAGTCGTGCTCAGCTATTGGCACGCCATCCTCGGCTCTCTACTCTGGAGGCCCTTGCTGAGGTGCGATCTGAGGAGGTGCGCCTACGGAGCACGGGCTTATTGCCATCCTCTTCAGCAGTCCTGGCTGCCCGCGTTCCACCACCGCTGCCTGGTGTGCCCTCTTCTACACAGGTGGCAACAACCTCCACTAGTGCTTTCTGCAACTACTGCAAGCAGGATGGTCACATGATCACGGAGTGTATCAAGAGGAGGAAACAGGGTCGCCGTGGTGGCCGTCCTCACAAGGACTCGGGAGGCTCCTCTAATTTTCGTGAGGGCTCCCTTGAGAAGGTTCACCAGGAGATGCTCACCTTGCTGCGCCGCCTTACTGCTTCTGCACCATCCTCAGGTTCTGCTGGTTCTGCTGGTCAGACGTCTGGTCCACCACCGCACTCTTTGTCAGGTACATCTTTGCCCTGGATTCTTGATTCTGGGGCCTCCTTCCACATGACACCACACAGAGATCATCTTTGTGCTGTCAATTCCGTGCCTTCTCCTCTTACAGTTCAGACTGCAGATGGCACTTCTCTTTCTGTTGCCGCAAGAGGGACTCTTTCCACGTCTTCTTTTCATGTCCCTGCCGTTTCTCATGTTCCTAAACTGACTATGCAACTTCTATCTGctggtcaacttactgacttgggttGTCGTGTTATTCTGGATTCTGACTCTTGTTGTGTTCAGGATCGTCGTACGGGGACTCTGGTTGGGATCGGTCCTCGGCGCCATGACTCTCAGCGCCTTTGGGAGCTCGATTGGCTGCGCCTTCCTTCCGCTGCGTCCTCTAGCCAGTCGGACATCACCACCCCTTTTGCTTCAGCTGCCACCTCCACCACATCCTTCGCTCAGTGGCATCATCGATTGGGTCACATTtgtggctctcgcttgtcttcTTTGGTTAGGAGTGGTGTTCTAGGGTCTGTATCTGGTGATAGTTCACTAACTTGTATGGGTTGTAAGCTTGGCAAGCAGATACAACTTCCATATCCCTCTAGTAATTCTGTTTCTCAACGACCTTTTGAACTTGTTcactctgatgtatggggtcctgccccCTTTGTTTCGAAAGGGGGTCACAAATATTATATAATTTTCATTGATGATTTTTCTCGCCACACTTGGATCTACTTTATGTCATCTCGTAGTCAAGTGCTTCAAATTTACAAGTCGTTTGCTACCATGGTTCGCACTCAGTATGATTCCTCTGTTCGAGTTTTTCGTGCTGATTCGGCTGGCGAGTACTTATCTCGTGCGCTTCGTGGTTTCCTTGCTGAACAGGGTACCCTTCCTCAGTATTCCTGTCCTGACTGCTCAATCTGTTgaatgtgttttccttggctacagtTTGGAGCACAAAGGTTACCGTTGCTGGGACCCTATTGCTCGAAGACTGAGAATCTCCAAAGATGTCacttttgatgagtctcgctcCTTCTACCCTCGTCATTCTTCTACTGCCACAACCGAGTCGTTAGTCGAGCCTCTCTCTTTTTTGACTCTACCTGATTCTTCACCTTTATGGTCACCTGGTAGGTCCACTCCTAGCCTTTCACCTGTGTCTGCTCATGAGCTTCAGCTTACACAGGATGAGGTTTCTATTCCTGACTCTCCTACTCGGGTTGAGCCATCCACTCTCTCTCCTTTTCCTTTTACCTACTCCCGTTGTGCTCAACACCCTTCTCCCTCTGATGCGCCACCTTccacttcccctctctctctccgctTCCTTTTGTCTACTCCCGTCGTGCTCGGCACCCTTCTCCCTCGGATGCGCCCACTTCCACTTCCACTCCTTCCCTGTTGGGTCCCATTCCTTCAGAACCACCTACCCCTCCTGCTCCTCGGTATAATCTGCGTGATCGCCACACTCTCCAGCCTCCTGCGTACTATGTTGCTGCTGCTACCACTCTTGTTGAGCCGTCTACATATCGTGAGGCTGCTGCTCATTCTGAATGGCAGCATGCTATGGCAGAGGAAATTCATGCTCTTGAGCGCACAGGCACTTGGGACCTTGTACCCCTGCCTACAGGCGTTAGACCCATCACTTGCaaatgggtctacaaggttaagacacaTTCAGATGGTTCTCTCGtgcgctacaaagctcgtcttgttgcgcGTGGCTTCTAGCAGGAGTATGGtcgtgactatgatgagacttttgctcctgttgCTCACATGACCACTGTTCGCACTCTTTTGGCTGTTGCTGCTGTTCGGCAGTGGTCCATCTCTCAATtagatgtcaagaatgccttcttGAATGGTGAGCTGCGGGAAGTGGTCTATATGCAGCCGCCTCGTGGCTATACTGTCTCTGATGGCACTGTCTGTCGCCTTCGGCGCGCTCTTTATGGGCTGAAACAAGCTCCTCGTACCTGGTTTGAGCGTTTCTCCGCCGTCATCACAAGGATCGGGTTCTCTGCTAGTGTTCATGATCCTGCTCTGTTTATTCACACTTCTCCTTGCGGTCGCACCCTTTTActactctatgttgatgacatgattatCACAGGGGCTGACCACCAATTCATTGATTTTGTGAAGAAACGTCTACATGAGCAATTCTTGATGACTGATTTGGGTtctcttcgctactttcttggacTTGAGATCATTTCTTCCCCTGAGGGTATTTATCTCTCTCAAGAGAAGTACATCCAAGATCTTCTCACTCGTGCCTGCCTCACTGATCAGCGCACGGTTGACACTCCTATGGAGTTTGGTCTCCATCTTCGTCCTGGTGAGGGTGAACCCCTTGCAGATCCCACACGCTACCGCCATCTTGTTGGGAGCCTTGTCTATCTAGGCATCACTCGTCTTGACATTTCTTATGCTGTGCACATTCTAAGTCAGTTTGTCTCTGCTCCCACTCAACTTCACTACagtcaccttcttcgtgttcttcgttacCTTCGTGGTACCGTGACTCGTCGCTTATTCTTCCCTCGCTCCAGCTCTCTTCAGCTTCAGGCCTACTGTGATGCTACCTGGGCCAGCGATCCCACTGATCGCCGCTCTCTCTCTGCCTATTGTGTTTTTCTTGGCTCCTCCCTGATTGCCTGGAAGACCAAGAAGCAGAATGCTGTATCTCgctccagtgctgaggctgagcTGCGAGCTATGGCGTCCGTGACTGCAGAAATTACTTGGCTACGATGGCTtcttcaggattttggtgtttccaCTGCTACACCGACCCCTCTGCTCTCCGACAGCACTGGGGCACTCAGCATTGCCCGTGATCCTgttaagcatgagctcaccaagcacatcggtgttgATGCCTCCTACACTCGTTCTCAGGTGCAAGACAGAATTGTGGTCCCTCAGTATGTGCCCTCGGAGCTTCAGCTTGCTGATTTTCTGACGAAAGCTCAGACATGGTCCCAACACAGCTTTTTCCTGTCCAAACTCGGTGTCCAAGATCCCccttgagtttgagggggggtgttagaacAGGGTTGTGCTGTGTGTGTAGTTATCATATTGTATAGGGGCTTCTTTGCTTATTTCCCTTCATGTATATGTGCTGGCCTGTTGGCCCGATGGAATATAGGCTCACTTCATAACAGTAATGACATCATGACTTAAGTCAGCAGTTAATCAACATGTTGTACGTAGGTTTAGGGTCCTTATGGGTTCGTAAACATATGACTTTCACATATTTTCGCCCCTCGTTTGAAAGTATATGGCTTCCAAGAATGTGCGTGGTCGATTTGTTTTAAGTTGGACTACCAACAGATACAAAAAAAATATTGGCAAAGTAAACTTTCATAGTACCATTCATCATTAGTAATGTTTTTATAATTatttagtagcatgtggctgcaaaaAACAATGGTAAAATATGCATATTGGAAACCATGCCAATATGTTGAACGCCATCTAATTACGTGGGCGGAGCAAGTATTGCATCGTATAAATTGCCAAATAGCAAATCATATACTCCCCCCGATCCAAATTAATTGTCGTAGctctagtacaactttgtactaaagttgtacTAGAGCTGCGACAATTAATTTGTATCGGAGAAGTTGTACTAGAGCTGCgacaattaatttggatcggaggcAGTATTTGTCTTTATTGCTAAGGCGGACACAATGGTGGCTTTAAGCGAGTAAGATATATGTGCATTTTTTTTCCAGTGAATATGCACTTATAATTTTATTTTTGGAAGATAATAGTTTGACATGTCTAGCAATATGATAAACATCAGCCTAAATTTAAGTCCAGAAGGTgctgaaatgaggtgaggaggctgACTGATAATAACCTTGAATGCATGGGTAGGAGAAATAAGCAAAAACAGGGGCATGATTAGGAAAAAAAAAAACTATGATGAGAGGGACTTGAAAAACAAGCAGATAACTTTTAAGCAATGAATTAAGGAAGTATGCAATGGGACATTTCAGTTGTGCTAAAGAAGGTCAATGCAAAACAGCATAGACAATATGAGAAAGAGCAGTTGGTGATGTAAGTGAGATGATTTATTGTCAAATATTTGATAATAGATGGTCACTTGACATAGAGTTAAGTCTAAGATTAACTAGGGAGGAAGCATAGAGATGCATGACGCTGTAAcaattgaaaatcatcataacaaatcCAAGTTTGACAAATCCAATGAGGTGGGTGGACACAGAAAGATCACGAGGCTCAAGTAGGAGAGTAGTTAGTGAAAATTTCATCAAAAAACTATTAGTAAGAAGATAAACATGATGCACTTGGCCTTATGTTGGTCATGTTTATCATAACAAGCTGGTGCACTTAACAGCAATATTACCATTGAGGTGTGATCAGTTTCCACGAGACATTCATTTCAAATATGTTTTGAATGATGGTTGATTGCATGACATTTtctaaagaaaaaatatataacaatatatattaaATTGTCTTGCCACGCAAGCGTGTAGCCCATTGTTAGTTACCCACTTTTTATCTGCCACCGATCTCTTGAACTGCACACAAGCATAATTACCCTCAAATTTTTATAGTTCAAAGTTCCAAAATTGGGCAACTACTTGTAACAATTTCTTTGGGTGTTCTCAGAAGCTCTCCTATTGTAGGCTACAAGAATGAACAACTCTTGCAATGTTTTATTCAAATGCTTTCACTAGCTTTTCCTCCTGTAACTTGTTCTCTAAAACCAGGTCATGTGCTGCTTACATATCTATTTTTTTGCCACCAGAGCTTTGTTGTTTCTGGCTGCTTTTACTTTTTCCATCTCGTTTAAACTGTGTCTGGTTTTTGCACTTGTATTCTGTGGAATAGGTTGCGTCCTACAAGCTCTATAGTTGGATGCTATATTTTAGAGAACTATACTACACATGCAGTTGTGAATTGTGGGTAGGAAAAGGCAACATTCCTAGCTGGTTGAGTTGGAGAAAATATTTGTGGTTTTCTCTAGTTAAAGCATGAAGCTTTAGTGTCCTACTATTCGATATGTTTGCTCAACGTTGTTGTACGCCCAGTTACCAACTTCACATGCTGGTCGTTTCAATTACTGCAGGTACAGAGCTGTCACGAGCGCATATTACAGAGGCGCTTTGGGAGCTCTGCTAGTCTATGACATCACCAAGCGCCAGAGCTTTGACCACATACCTCGCTGGCTGGAGGAACTCCGAGGTCATGCAGACAAAAACATTGTCATCATGCTGGTTGGCAATAAGAGCGACCTTGAAGATGAGCGGGCTGTTAGCACTGAGGATGCCAAAGAGTTTGCCGAGAAGGAGAACCTCTTCTTCCTGGAGACGTCTGCGCTGCAGGCCACCAATGTCGAAAGCGCCTTCCAGACTGTCTTGTCAGAGATCTTCAAGATCCACAGCAAGAAGAACATTGTGACCGACCCAAAGGCCAATGGTGCTGCGCCGCCGCTGGCCGGCAAGAAGGTTCTTGTCCCAGGCCCAGCACAGGAGATCCCAAAGAGCAAGTGCTGCAGTTCTATGTAATCTCTCCTACCAGATTTGTTGGATTTGTGTGTGTTTTTCACGCTGTCTGGATATACATCCCTACTGAGGTAGTCTTAGGTTTCAAGTATTGGTTCATTTGGTGAGATGGATGGGGTCGGTGGCAGAGCAAGATTTTGCACTCGTCTCCACTGACTATGAGGTTAGGGAGTGAGCAGATGAACTCCCTTTTCATAGGTCCGAGCCGTGGGGTTGATTATCAATTACCGTGTATGATGACTCAGAACACCATCAAGCCTTTATGTAATGTTATACATATattatatactagctcatatgctgATGCGTTGCTACGGCAGAAGAAGAAAAAACTCTTAGATTGAAAAATGTTTTATTATATCATGGGACGGAGCttacaaaacatcttatattatgggatagacGAAAACATAGCTATCTGGAAGCACATCCCTTTGATTGCCCCATCGTAGAGGCACCTGGGAGCGCATCCCTTTGATTGCCCCATCGTTTTGTACGCCTGATTGCCCCGTCGTTTTGTACGCCAAAATAAAATAAGACGGAAGTAGAACACCCTCTGATTGCTCCATTGTATGCAACTCTTTTAACATATAGTGTTAACAACACATATATGCAATATACAAAACACCTTATattatgggaaggagggagtagaacgtAGCTACACCTAGAAAACCAGGTATTTACTGTAGGTTCTTCACTGGTTTTTGTGTTTTGGACAGGTTTAATCCCCCCCCCTCCCCACTGCGTGGTAAGCAGATGATAGATATTTTCTCCGTTCCTGGCATATCCCGTGCACTCCAGAAAATTCCCCTTTGTCGGTTGCCCATGTCCACTCCTTTCCTCCTTCCACCGTCTCAcgtcctccttctcctcttcctccaccaccaccgccacctcccacCTTCCTCTTCCACCTCCTATGCGCAACCTTCCACGGCTATGGGCCTCGCGATCCAGCCTCCTCTCTCCCCCCCGACTCCTAACACGCTGCCACCATCGGGAGAGGCCGGAGCACTCCTCACCAGTCTCCTCGCATGTTCCATGGATGCGTTCGGTGTCGGGGTTACGATCCTgacaatgagtactaggggtacGAAAGAGGGGCAAAGCCTAGCTACGACGTAGTTGTGACACCTGGTCTATACGAGTTCATGCctctctcggtggaggtaatagccctacgtctcgttcCCGGAGGCTTGTTTTCTCTCGGGGTATGTGATTATAGGGAGTGCTGAACCCTTGCCTAGGAGGAGgagggcggcttatatagagtgcgccgtaGCCCCATTTCTCCCACATTACAAGGGTGATTAATGGCTATAACTACGACAGTCACATGTGTTAATAGTGACAACTACAACAGTTACACGTGACGGTAGTCATGACTATGCTTAAAGCCCGACTTAAGACTACTCGACCGTTGCAGCTCCCACGTCGCCCCCTTTGCCTTTTTTGTCCGAGTGGTGGTGGCTGGCCCGACTAGAGGGAAGATGTCTGAGTGCCGTCGGTGTATCCAAGTGGATTTCTGGTTGTACGCATCCGAATGCGGTTACGGCCCAGGGACCTACCAATGATGGTGTGGGACCCTAGGTGGGCCTTAGATGTCATGTACTTGACCCTACTAGTAGTaggtgaccccatcattagcccccgaatcggttgGGCTTTCACGGACGGGTGATTTGAGTCTTTGGATTGGCCCGAGTGGTTCAGGTCATTCGACATTAGATCTCATCAGTTATCCTTGAGTGAAACCACAACGGATTCTGGACTAAAGGTTTTCCAAGTGATCGGACAATGTTGATCGCTGGGCAAAACTTGGCGGCATTCATGTATCTCTCCGGAGAGATAGACTAGGGGTCCGAGTGAGGACATGCCATGAAACTCGAGTGATGATGTCGGCGCGTGGGCTGACTTTCCAGAGAGACGTCACTCCTTATCCCAGGGGAATGCCAGCGCAGGCCATCTCTGAGTCCAAATTTATGAGGCGAGCGTCGTTGAGCCTAGTGAAAGGGCCAAGTTAACCCACGGAGGGACGTCAAGCTTATCCCATCGTGATCCTGAAGATGACTTCAGTCGGGTGTTTTACGTGTCTGAGTGCACGGGTACCCGCGAAGGGTGGTCAGTCGGACTGACTGGTGTCCTTTAGGAAAGGAGCGGTGAGCAATCAATCGGGTTGATTTGTTGCGGAAATTTTGGGATTCAAAATCGGACGTGCGCGCAGAAGGGTAAAGTCGTGGCTTAATGGGGAAAGTGGGGCATGACGCCTCTGTTTTCGCCCTGGAACCGCGGTTATCCTGCGCGCGCGATCGTTGCGGCTGCCGTCGATCCAGGGATCTGCGGCTGAGGATTTGCGGTGCGATTCCACTCGTGGTATaaaagttttttttgggggggggggtctagGGTAAATCCAGACCCCCTTTCTCCCCTCGAGCTCTTCGCACTCCGTCTCCTCCGCTCTGGCATTCAGCGCACACGCGAGCTCGAGTCGAATGGCGAAGGACTCCACCGCCAAGCTAGACAAGGTGAAGAAGGCTGGGAAGGCCACGTCGTGGAGCTCCGACCCTCCTGGCAGCTGCGGCGCAGGGGATTGGATCGCCTCACGCATCTCTGCGAAGCGACTGGAGGACCTTGCCGCGGAGGGACTCATCTCAGTAGACGGGTGGAGATGTCCAAGGGCGGGCGAGGTCGAGCCGAAGtcgcaggaggacgagcgcgtcctCTTGGTCACCCACATTGAGCAAGGTTTTTtgatgcctcctcaccctttcttccgTGCTTTCTTAGATTATTTTGGGGCGTAGCTCCATCATCTTCCTCTGAATGCCATCGTCCATCTTTCTGCCTTCATATCTCTTTGTGAGAACTTCATTGATTGTCACtcgcattggggtttgttcaagcaaatTTTCACATGCCGgtccatgaccatgaagaaggactCGCCGGCCAGCGAGAAGATCCATGTCACCAAGCTATGCGGAAGCTTGGGGATCTAGCTCAGGGGCGGCAGTACTTTCCCCATGAGCTTCCCCGACTCTGTCAAGGGGTGGAAGGGCACTTGGTTCTACTGTAGGGACATCCCCGGGGCCAACAGCCAGTCGGGCCTTCCCCCGAACTCGGCGGAGAGGGTGAGGGCCCCCGTGTCTTTCACATCAAAGACGAAAGAGAAGGTGGATGTGGGTATCCTGGCGAACGCCATGGTCGGGGTTGTGAATGCCGGTGTCAACGGGATGGATCTACTGGAGACATTCCTTAGTTGGTGGATTCAACTGTTGCGGGCTATGGCGCATCCCATGTGGTTGTATGAGGGTCTGAATGACCCCACTTGGGTGCaccaggaggagctcgccgagaagGGTGTGGGTGGCAAGATCAGGGCCATCACCTCTGCTCGAGACAACCCACGCGGGGTCAGGAGGGTGTAACgcctcggattcgatgcgccaggtgtctgccagttattcatcgccgttgccatgtcatttgcttgcgtgttgcattttatcatgtcatcatgtgcatttcattttgcatacgtgttcgtctcatgcatccgagccttttccccgttgtccgttttgcaatccggcgctcctatgccctccggcgtccccttttagtctctcgttgtgagcgggtgttaaacgttctcggaatggaccgagtcttgccaagcggccttggtataacaccggtagaccgcctgtcaagttttgtgccatttggaggtcgtttggtactccaacggttaaccgcgtaggctgaaaccccccttctctttgcagcccaacaccccttccaaagtggcccaaaacccatccaaaccccttccatgctctcggtcgttcaatcacgatcgtgtgggcgaaaaccgctcctcatttggactctcctagctcccagaaactataaataggtgcctcccccgaaatttccgcagatcaaaccctagcctcgctctctctccgccgccggacacgtccgcccgccgacggacatgtccgccccgccgACCTCAGCCAACCTCCACGCGCCACATGGCCCGTCGCCGTTCCACCGCgccgcggcccgccggggcccatccggggcccgcccggcccggttcgacgccccgccgcctcccgcgcctcgcggagccccgcgccgccgctcgccggacGTCGCCCGCCGATGCGCCTCGCCAGCGCCGTCGCCCCGGCCTcgtccctcgccgccggccatttggccgtggccgccgccgcccgcagctccTCGCCCGCGccgtccccagctccggccgccgcccccggTCGCtgcgcctccgccctcgcctcccCGCCGACCTCTGCCCTACCGCCGCCTTCATGCGTCGGCCGGCGCATCGCCGTGCCCATGAGCCTCGCCGGACCTCGGCTCCTGCGCCGCCCCGCCggtcctcggcttccgcgccgccccTTCGGTCCCCGTCGACCGCCGCCGCTTTCCGCGCCTCCCGCGCCGCCAAGACCTCGCCGGAGACCGCCATCCTCGCCGGAGTTCGCTCCCCACCGGATCTgggcgggtggatgagatccacccgctcGCGGATCCAAACAGCGCCAACTCCATCCCGGAACCGTTCCATCCCGTTGACTTTTGGAGGttgtttttttctctaagtccccaaaTCTGTgatattatcatgccatgtttatcgcatcatatctctgcatccgtagctccgttttgtgcgtgtaatatgtcaaattgttcgcctc encodes:
- the LOC119331193 gene encoding ras-related protein Rab11D-like, giving the protein MASGEKVDYVFKVVLIGDSAVGKSQILARFARNEFSLDSKATIGVEFQTRTLVIDHKSVKAQIWDTAGQERYRAVTSAYYRGALGALLVYDITKRQSFDHIPRWLEELRGHADKNIVIMLVGNKSDLEDERAVSTEDAKEFAEKENLFFLETSALQATNVESAFQTVLSEIFKIHSKKNIVTDPKANGAAPPLAGKKVLVPGPAQEIPKSKCCSSM